A genome region from Coffea arabica cultivar ET-39 chromosome 7e, Coffea Arabica ET-39 HiFi, whole genome shotgun sequence includes the following:
- the LOC113701596 gene encoding WAT1-related protein At5g40230 isoform X2 — MGNWRERGCYTEVIPFTAMITVECTNVGLSTIFKAATLKGLNFHVFMLYTYGIAASLLLPLCFFFRSFVSQYLGYVGIEYSTPTLASAMTNLTPASTFVLAVLLRMEKLEMKSLSTQVKIIGTLITIAGALLVVLYEGPVLIRSPTASASVSEQQPAIAMITAGAEQSDWVKGGALLAAQYVMVSLWYIFQAKAVARYPAELVVVFFYNLSCMIIAAPVCLIEVSNSSAWNIFRPDVRLYSVLYGGLMGSCFGVLVHTWGLHIKGPVYVALFKPLSIAIAAVMGFIFLGDDLYLGCLIGSLIISFGFYVLMWAKAQEVNGQTSQKRAEFVESSAENAPLLEAYHGSTSEEFQTATV, encoded by the exons aTGGGGAATTGGAGAGAAAGAGGTTGTTATACAGAGGTGATTCCTTTCACAGCCATGATTACAGTGGAGTGTACCAACGTTGGTTTGAGCACCATCTTCAAAGCGGCCACCTTAAAGGGTTTGAACTTTCACGTTTTCATGTTATATACCTATGGGATTGCAGCTAGTCTCCTCCTTCCTCTTTGCTTCTTCTTCCGCAG CTTCGTATCTCAATATCTTGGATACGTAGGAATTGAGTATAGTACTCCAACACTGGCTTCTGCCATGACCAACCTTACACCGGCTTCAACATTTGTCCTCGCAGTGCTCTTAAG GATGGAAAAGCTAGAAATGAAAAGCTTGAGCACCCAGGTTAAGATAATTGGGACTCTAATAACGATTGCCGGAGCCCTACTGGTGGTTCTCTACGAAGGTCCTGTGCTGATAAGGAGCCCTACAGCTTCAGCTTCTGTTTCTGAACAACAGCCAGCAATAGCCATGATCACTGCCGGCGCTGAACAATCGGATTGGGTCAAAGGTGGTGCCCTCCTCGCTGCTCAATATGTTATGGTCTCTCTTTGGTATATTTTTCAG GCCAAGGCTGTTGCGAGGTATCCAGCAGAACTAGTTGTGGTCTTCTTTTACAACCTATCATGTATGATCATTGCAGCACCAGTTTGTTTAATCGAGGTATCAAATTCCAGTGCATGGAACATATTCAGACCTGACGTGCGGTTGTACTCGGTGTTGTACGGG GGACTTATGGGATCATGCTTCGGTGTTCTTGTCCACACCTGGGGTTTACACATAAAGGGTCCTGTATATGTAGCTTTATTTAAGCCATTATCAATTGCCATTGCTGCAGTGATGGGCTTCATTTTTCTTGGCGATGATCTTTACCTTGGATG CTTGATCGGGTCCTTGATCATATCCTTTGGGTTTTACGTGTTGATGTGGGCAAAAGCACAAGAAGTCAATGGCCAGACATCACAAAAGCGTGCTGAGTTTGTGGAATCTTCCGCTGAAAATGCTCCATTATTAGAGGCATACCATGGTTCAACAAGCGAAGAGTTTCAAACTGCGACTGTTTGA
- the LOC113701596 gene encoding WAT1-related protein At3g28050 isoform X3, with translation MGNWRERGCYTEVIPFTAMITVECTNVGLSTIFKAATLKGLNFHVFMLYTYGIAASLLLPLCFFFRRKSDLPPLSFGILARFFSLGILGFVSQYLGYVGIEYSTPTLASAMTNLTPASTFVLAVLLRMEKLEMKSLSTQVKIIGTLITIAGALLVVLYEGPVLIRSPTASASVSEQQPAIAMITAGAEQSDWVKAPVCLIEVSNSSAWNIFRPDVRLYSVLYGGLMGSCFGVLVHTWGLHIKGPVYVALFKPLSIAIAAVMGFIFLGDDLYLGCLIGSLIISFGFYVLMWAKAQEVNGQTSQKRAEFVESSAENAPLLEAYHGSTSEEFQTATV, from the exons aTGGGGAATTGGAGAGAAAGAGGTTGTTATACAGAGGTGATTCCTTTCACAGCCATGATTACAGTGGAGTGTACCAACGTTGGTTTGAGCACCATCTTCAAAGCGGCCACCTTAAAGGGTTTGAACTTTCACGTTTTCATGTTATATACCTATGGGATTGCAGCTAGTCTCCTCCTTCCTCTTTGCTTCTTCTTCCGCAG GAAATCTGATCTTCCTCCTTTAAGTTTTGGTATCCTTGCTAGATTTTTCTCCCTCGGGATTCTTGG CTTCGTATCTCAATATCTTGGATACGTAGGAATTGAGTATAGTACTCCAACACTGGCTTCTGCCATGACCAACCTTACACCGGCTTCAACATTTGTCCTCGCAGTGCTCTTAAG GATGGAAAAGCTAGAAATGAAAAGCTTGAGCACCCAGGTTAAGATAATTGGGACTCTAATAACGATTGCCGGAGCCCTACTGGTGGTTCTCTACGAAGGTCCTGTGCTGATAAGGAGCCCTACAGCTTCAGCTTCTGTTTCTGAACAACAGCCAGCAATAGCCATGATCACTGCCGGCGCTGAACAATCGGATTGGGTCAAAG CACCAGTTTGTTTAATCGAGGTATCAAATTCCAGTGCATGGAACATATTCAGACCTGACGTGCGGTTGTACTCGGTGTTGTACGGG GGACTTATGGGATCATGCTTCGGTGTTCTTGTCCACACCTGGGGTTTACACATAAAGGGTCCTGTATATGTAGCTTTATTTAAGCCATTATCAATTGCCATTGCTGCAGTGATGGGCTTCATTTTTCTTGGCGATGATCTTTACCTTGGATG CTTGATCGGGTCCTTGATCATATCCTTTGGGTTTTACGTGTTGATGTGGGCAAAAGCACAAGAAGTCAATGGCCAGACATCACAAAAGCGTGCTGAGTTTGTGGAATCTTCCGCTGAAAATGCTCCATTATTAGAGGCATACCATGGTTCAACAAGCGAAGAGTTTCAAACTGCGACTGTTTGA
- the LOC113701596 gene encoding WAT1-related protein At5g40240 isoform X1 has protein sequence MGNWRERGCYTEVIPFTAMITVECTNVGLSTIFKAATLKGLNFHVFMLYTYGIAASLLLPLCFFFRRKSDLPPLSFGILARFFSLGILGFVSQYLGYVGIEYSTPTLASAMTNLTPASTFVLAVLLRMEKLEMKSLSTQVKIIGTLITIAGALLVVLYEGPVLIRSPTASASVSEQQPAIAMITAGAEQSDWVKGGALLAAQYVMVSLWYIFQAKAVARYPAELVVVFFYNLSCMIIAAPVCLIEVSNSSAWNIFRPDVRLYSVLYGGLMGSCFGVLVHTWGLHIKGPVYVALFKPLSIAIAAVMGFIFLGDDLYLGCLIGSLIISFGFYVLMWAKAQEVNGQTSQKRAEFVESSAENAPLLEAYHGSTSEEFQTATV, from the exons aTGGGGAATTGGAGAGAAAGAGGTTGTTATACAGAGGTGATTCCTTTCACAGCCATGATTACAGTGGAGTGTACCAACGTTGGTTTGAGCACCATCTTCAAAGCGGCCACCTTAAAGGGTTTGAACTTTCACGTTTTCATGTTATATACCTATGGGATTGCAGCTAGTCTCCTCCTTCCTCTTTGCTTCTTCTTCCGCAG GAAATCTGATCTTCCTCCTTTAAGTTTTGGTATCCTTGCTAGATTTTTCTCCCTCGGGATTCTTGG CTTCGTATCTCAATATCTTGGATACGTAGGAATTGAGTATAGTACTCCAACACTGGCTTCTGCCATGACCAACCTTACACCGGCTTCAACATTTGTCCTCGCAGTGCTCTTAAG GATGGAAAAGCTAGAAATGAAAAGCTTGAGCACCCAGGTTAAGATAATTGGGACTCTAATAACGATTGCCGGAGCCCTACTGGTGGTTCTCTACGAAGGTCCTGTGCTGATAAGGAGCCCTACAGCTTCAGCTTCTGTTTCTGAACAACAGCCAGCAATAGCCATGATCACTGCCGGCGCTGAACAATCGGATTGGGTCAAAGGTGGTGCCCTCCTCGCTGCTCAATATGTTATGGTCTCTCTTTGGTATATTTTTCAG GCCAAGGCTGTTGCGAGGTATCCAGCAGAACTAGTTGTGGTCTTCTTTTACAACCTATCATGTATGATCATTGCAGCACCAGTTTGTTTAATCGAGGTATCAAATTCCAGTGCATGGAACATATTCAGACCTGACGTGCGGTTGTACTCGGTGTTGTACGGG GGACTTATGGGATCATGCTTCGGTGTTCTTGTCCACACCTGGGGTTTACACATAAAGGGTCCTGTATATGTAGCTTTATTTAAGCCATTATCAATTGCCATTGCTGCAGTGATGGGCTTCATTTTTCTTGGCGATGATCTTTACCTTGGATG CTTGATCGGGTCCTTGATCATATCCTTTGGGTTTTACGTGTTGATGTGGGCAAAAGCACAAGAAGTCAATGGCCAGACATCACAAAAGCGTGCTGAGTTTGTGGAATCTTCCGCTGAAAATGCTCCATTATTAGAGGCATACCATGGTTCAACAAGCGAAGAGTTTCAAACTGCGACTGTTTGA
- the LOC113701596 gene encoding WAT1-related protein At5g40230 isoform X4 yields the protein MGNWRERGCYTEVIPFTAMITVECTNVGLSTIFKAATLKGLNFHVFMLYTYGIAASLLLPLCFFFRRMEKLEMKSLSTQVKIIGTLITIAGALLVVLYEGPVLIRSPTASASVSEQQPAIAMITAGAEQSDWVKGGALLAAQYVMVSLWYIFQAKAVARYPAELVVVFFYNLSCMIIAAPVCLIEVSNSSAWNIFRPDVRLYSVLYGGLMGSCFGVLVHTWGLHIKGPVYVALFKPLSIAIAAVMGFIFLGDDLYLGCLIGSLIISFGFYVLMWAKAQEVNGQTSQKRAEFVESSAENAPLLEAYHGSTSEEFQTATV from the exons aTGGGGAATTGGAGAGAAAGAGGTTGTTATACAGAGGTGATTCCTTTCACAGCCATGATTACAGTGGAGTGTACCAACGTTGGTTTGAGCACCATCTTCAAAGCGGCCACCTTAAAGGGTTTGAACTTTCACGTTTTCATGTTATATACCTATGGGATTGCAGCTAGTCTCCTCCTTCCTCTTTGCTTCTTCTTCCGCAG GATGGAAAAGCTAGAAATGAAAAGCTTGAGCACCCAGGTTAAGATAATTGGGACTCTAATAACGATTGCCGGAGCCCTACTGGTGGTTCTCTACGAAGGTCCTGTGCTGATAAGGAGCCCTACAGCTTCAGCTTCTGTTTCTGAACAACAGCCAGCAATAGCCATGATCACTGCCGGCGCTGAACAATCGGATTGGGTCAAAGGTGGTGCCCTCCTCGCTGCTCAATATGTTATGGTCTCTCTTTGGTATATTTTTCAG GCCAAGGCTGTTGCGAGGTATCCAGCAGAACTAGTTGTGGTCTTCTTTTACAACCTATCATGTATGATCATTGCAGCACCAGTTTGTTTAATCGAGGTATCAAATTCCAGTGCATGGAACATATTCAGACCTGACGTGCGGTTGTACTCGGTGTTGTACGGG GGACTTATGGGATCATGCTTCGGTGTTCTTGTCCACACCTGGGGTTTACACATAAAGGGTCCTGTATATGTAGCTTTATTTAAGCCATTATCAATTGCCATTGCTGCAGTGATGGGCTTCATTTTTCTTGGCGATGATCTTTACCTTGGATG CTTGATCGGGTCCTTGATCATATCCTTTGGGTTTTACGTGTTGATGTGGGCAAAAGCACAAGAAGTCAATGGCCAGACATCACAAAAGCGTGCTGAGTTTGTGGAATCTTCCGCTGAAAATGCTCCATTATTAGAGGCATACCATGGTTCAACAAGCGAAGAGTTTCAAACTGCGACTGTTTGA